From the genome of Sulfurovum sp. NBC37-1, one region includes:
- a CDS encoding thioredoxin family protein, translated as MKKILLFSILMMFTQLFADIDWQKDLSSAFAKAAKEHKVVMVMVEGEHCKWCKKMRYRTLGDEGVEKKLSNYVTVRVMEEDEKAVKTLPEIDGVPTIFFMNADKEVIQKLVGYYDVDDFLSFITTVEEKRAAQK; from the coding sequence ATGAAAAAAATCTTACTTTTCTCTATTCTCATGATGTTCACACAGCTCTTTGCCGATATCGACTGGCAGAAAGACCTCTCATCTGCTTTTGCAAAAGCGGCCAAAGAGCATAAGGTCGTCATGGTCATGGTGGAAGGAGAACACTGCAAATGGTGCAAAAAAATGCGCTATCGTACACTGGGTGACGAAGGTGTGGAAAAGAAGCTTTCCAACTATGTGACTGTCCGTGTTATGGAGGAAGATGAGAAAGCAGTGAAAACACTGCCTGAGATCGACGGCGTACCGACCATCTTCTTTATGAATGCAGACAAAGAGGTGATCCAGAAACTGGTCGGATATTATGATGTGGATGACTTCCTCAGCTTTATCACTACTGTGGAAGAGAAAAGAGCTGCACAGAAGTGA